Proteins encoded together in one Columba livia isolate bColLiv1 breed racing homer chromosome 3, bColLiv1.pat.W.v2, whole genome shotgun sequence window:
- the CCSAP gene encoding centriole, cilia and spindle-associated protein: MVVPARRVKTEYMKRFKEPQWESCGACYLELLRYRLSRRLLEQAHRPWLWDGWEQDSAGGSGGGSTAGSPSPPGTGSPAAVQEEAAAPPEQSEAGRASPEKEREDQEKQQKEEQEKTVEHTSVKEADKTSRTGRRPSRSALSSCNDRRSAKSPQKTDAPKENKHPFALYGWGERQTDTGSQKTHNVCASASANEIHESALRAKNRRQVEKRKLSQRRVQSAEAEKSWRIKPSPPDNPWMTEYMRCYSARAR; the protein is encoded by the exons ATGGTGGTGCCGGCGCGGCGCGTGAAGACGGAGTACATGAAGCGCTTCAAGGAGCCCCAGTGGGAGTCGTGCGGCGCCTGCTACCTGGAGCTGCTGCGCTACCGCCTCAGCCGCCGCCTGCTGGAGCAGGCGCACCGGCCCTGGCTGTGGGACGGCTGGGAGCAGGACAGCGCCGGCGGTagcggcggcggcagcaccGCCGGGTCACCCTCGCCGCCGGGCACCGGCAGCCCTGCGGCGGTgcaggaggaggcggcggcgccgcCAGAGCAGAGCGAAGCGGGACGGGCGAGCCCCG agaaggaaagagaagatcaagaaaagcagcagaaggaagagcaagaaaaaactGTAGAACACACTTCTGTAAAGGAAGCAGACAAAACCAGCCGTACAGGACGCCGTCCGAGTCGAAGTGCCTTGTCCAGTTGTAATGATCGAAGATCAGCCAAAAGTCCTCAAAAGACAGATGCACCAAAGGAGAATAAACATCCATTTGCTCTGTATGGGTGgggagaaagacagacagatacTGGAAGCCAGAAAACTCACAATGTCTGTGCTTCTGCTTCAGCAAATGAA ATTCATGAATCTGCTTTACGAGCAAAGAACAGGAGACAAGTGGAGAAACGGAAGCTCTCTCAGAGGCGAGTACAatcagcagaagcagagaaatcTTGGCGAATAAAACCCTCCCCACCTGATAACCCTTGGATGACAGAGTATATGAGATGCTACTCAGCAAGAGCTCGGTGA